The Mytilus edulis chromosome 4, xbMytEdul2.2, whole genome shotgun sequence nucleotide sequence TGTTGTCGACGTCCAGTTAAAAAGTCAGTTATCCATTCTAATATAGATCCACGAATACCGTATGAATACAGTTTCTTTAGTAATCTTTTATGTGGCACTTTATCGAAAGCTTTGGCAAAATCGAGATATAATGTGTCCCAGGATATATTATTATCCATATATAATGACCAGTCTTCCATGACATCAAGTAATTGTAATATACATGATCTTCCAAAGCGAAAACCAAACTGTGAGTCTGATAACAAATTATTGGTTATTAAATGATCAATCATTTCCTTCCGTATAACCTTTTCCaaagttttacaaacaattgaagtTAGACTGACCGGTCTGTAATTTCCCGCATCCAGTTTACTACCTTTATTCTTAAAAAGTGGGGTAACTCTAGCATCTTTCCATTCTTTTGGAATTTTTCCAGTGTCAATGgacttttgaaatatcaaagtcaacggttttgaaaatgtatttgccATACTCTTTACTATTAATGGATGAATATTATCTGGACCCATAGACTTGCTTCCATTTAATAAAAGTAGATATTTTTCAACTGTATCTTGATTGATCACAAAGTGGTCTAaagatgattcaaaatttctctCTTCAATATTAGGTATATTATTTGGATTTTCAGCAGTAAATACACTGGTAAAAAAGTCATTTAATACAGTCGCTTTTTCCTTGTCAGAAGTAGTTAAGTTCCCATTTGGTTTCATAAGGTTTGATACTGCTGATTTTGATTTCACTTTACTTTTGACATATGTCCAAAAATGTTTTGGCTCAGTTTTAGCTTTTGATGCCACTAACTTCTCATATTCCTTTTTTGCTTTTCGAACGTTCTCATTTGCCCTGTTTCTAGCaactttataaaaatcaaaatctacTGCTCGTCTAGTAGCCAAGTATCTTGACCAGGCCTTTTGTTTGCGTTTTATATTGCTCAGACAATCAAATGTTAGCCATAATGGTTTAGGTTGACAACCCGGTTTAGGATTAGTTTTCGGTATATACGTTTcgacacattttttatatttttcataaaatattttccacATCTCGCTTATGTCTTTATCTTCAAAAGAACTATCCCAATCAAAATTGCTAAAGTCTTCAGAAAATTTTTCGAAGTCACATTTGGAATATTTATATTTCGATTTACCAGTTTCATATTCATTGAAAGAGTACAAAAAGTCAAATGTAATGGTAGCATGATCACTAAGTCCCAGTGGAGCATCAATATTAATATTGTCAATATTGCTTTCATCTTTTGTAATAACTAAATCTAGAGTTCTACACATCTGATTTTCCCTAAATCTTGTAGGTTTATCTATATGTTGATATAGAAAATTGTCGCGTAAAGCTTCAATAAAAGTATGTTCGTAATGGTCCTCAGAGTGAGGCGTAGTCCAAAAGTTCCAATCAATATCACGCATATTAAAGTCTCCTGttattaaaatattgttataCAATCGAGCTGCTTCATTCAAAAGTCCAATAATCACGCTATAACTATGGGCTCTAAATTAGAAACAAAAGATTCTTGTTCATTTCTAAGCGGTTCGATGTAAACATAACTGATGGAAAATCTAATGACCAAACTTAAATGACATGACATAAGCTATACAAATAGTAAACCTTGAATTTATTTCCACAGATACTTTTCCAACCGGCACGTTCTCCATCTTTATGTCATGTGGCTTATCATCGTCATGCAAATGCTTGAATAAAATCGTCTgctttttgatttatttatgtcTATAAATTAATCGCACTACCTACCAAGATCAGAACGAAGATGGCGACCTCCACAACAAGATCAcgactttttaatttatttgacaaAATTAGATATAGACGCTTTATTTCAAGGTCAAATCAATCATCTGCTTTACAGAAAGCGGAAGAACAAGACAATGAATCACACTATCCCCCTATTAAACCGAAATACCCACCCGGGGAATGGGGTGAAATGGACAGAGGTATAGCATGGACTTGGCATGAAGAAGGAGAAAAATGGAAAAGTATGGCATCTGTTGAGGAGCGCCTGAGTTTTTTGGCGACCAAAGATTCAAAATATGGTTCTAAAGTGTGGAAATACAAATCAATCCAAACAAACACTGGCCTGTCAGATTATCAGcaagacaaaacaaaaactgttctGATCAATGATGCCCCAGAAGTTATCAGTAACATagatattgatattgaaaatgaatttaaagacatTAAAACTATTCTCCAGGATAAACTTCTTGAGGAACAGGAATATTTAGTTCAACATCTTGGCAAAATGTATGACCCGAAAAAGCCGGAGGCTCTGAATACTAAATTAATTAAATCTTTGGTTTTTGATTTGGTTACAGTACTCTCTACTAAAtatgaacatttatttgattTACAACTTGATCCAGAAGTAGAAATTGCAGCTTATTGGGATAGATATGGAGTTCCACCAATAAAACCATGGAGAAACTATGAAAAAGCAAAGACAGATTACTCAATTCCAACATGGCCTCTTCCCAAAAAGTTTTTCCAGAACTATTCAAAGTATCAGTCTCAAAGCAAGCTAAGCTGTCAGTTACGGACATCAAATCCATTACCAGAGGTAAAATTGATAGGGTTTGAAACCTACTCATGAAtgatacataaaatataaaattgagaatggaaatttggaatgtgccaaagagacaataactcgaccatagagcagacaacagcagaaggtcaccaacaggtcttcaatgcaacaagaaattctcgcacccggaggccttcttcagctggccccttaacaaatatattctggttcagtgataatgaacaccatactaaactccaaattgtacacaagaaactaaaagttaaaataatacaagactaacaaaggccagagataCATGTATACGAAACACTTAATCCCACTTTCAACAAGTCTATAACCATACTTGTATAGAGTTTGTTCATTTTGAATGCCCTAGTTGAAATATATGAACATGACTATTTGTCTAAGGTAGCAAAATACAGTTCtaggaaaaaaaactaaaatttgcccttatgaattttaccatccccttttcattgctttcttgcaatatcaagcttctGTTTGTGTCATATGGGCATATGTTacgtaatcagaatcttccatagattttttatccagtatataaaatggtaaaatataatttctttttggtgtatccatggcaacaatctgcatttatttgttataaaatattgcaaaaaagggggggaagctgtcacatatttccccaaaatttggctgaaagtagaatttcaatcgctcgaagtaataccttttctgaaactgtacatatatcattcaacaaattcaatgaaaatcatgtctttcgtctcatttttttgtaaaattgcgtcaaaaacttcgtgtagaaaaagagtgtttgtaaacagcaCATTAATTTCTGGACTGATGGCTGGTCTAGTTATGAAAATTCGGattatcaaacagaaaacagcccataaaacatgtaaaaaataatcttgatgcacttataaaccatctttgaaggctaaattagcactcatctgttaaaaattaattttattacacaataactcctatttgaaaaatccacaggggccaaaatgcgaaactaaacacctaactgtgtattgctacctaaggtCTATTATGAAATGGTATTGGGTTTTAAAATGTACAGTTgttggacaaaagtgagttcccactcaaaaaatgtcctatcatttcagataaaatagatatttttcaaaaaaatattactaagtAGCTCTTTAAGTGATTTTTGAAATATAGATACCATAAGCAGAAATGTCTGAaggtttattgtttatttggacATACTATAATTCATGCTTATTTTAAATTTCTGACGAGGTGAAcatgaagaaaaatatttaagaaaagattgctatatatacatttgtattctaACCAAAATAAAATcgttaaaatttgcatttttgtttAACCCATTAGATAGTAAAAACAAACCGCACCAAAATTATggccaaataaataaaaaaacttcaGACATTCTGCATCTCATGGTATTTTATAAAAATCGCTCATAGATTTACTTGGtaatgattttttgaaaaatttcgattttagttgaaatgataggacattttttgagTGAAAACTCACTTTTATCCTAtgactgtacatgtatgtatgtatttttttataagatttgcTGAAAAgtgtataaaaaattgaaatatctgtagatataaaataaaaaatatttaagtaaaaatagatgtggtatgagtgccaatgagacaactctccattcaaataataaattataacagTGAACCATTACAGGtaaaggtacggccttcaacatggagccttggctcatgcACAAATGATAGTATCATAGGTATTTATAAATCATCAGTCCATATATTATCATTTAAAGCAGAAATTGTGCATTAAATAATACAATGTCCATATTCAGTCTGTCTGTTTGTTCAAATCCATGACATATCGCCCCACTTCCTAAAATTTGCCCTACTCTTTGTTTACCAACTCACCCCACTTAAATTATGAAAACGGTAAAATCCATTGAAAATAG carries:
- the LOC139519105 gene encoding large ribosomal subunit protein mL65-like, which codes for MATSTTRSRLFNLFDKIRYRRFISRSNQSSALQKAEEQDNESHYPPIKPKYPPGEWGEMDRGIAWTWHEEGEKWKSMASVEERLSFLATKDSKYGSKVWKYKSIQTNTGLSDYQQDKTKTVLINDAPEVISNIDIDIENEFKDIKTILQDKLLEEQEYLVQHLGKMYDPKKPEALNTKLIKSLVFDLVTVLSTKYEHLFDLQLDPEVEIAAYWDRYGVPPIKPWRNYEKAKTDYSIPTWPLPKKFFQNYSKYQSQSKLSCQLRTSNPLPEFLPRDDVKCTSEPYPECRLWPNVLGTPSGWVQPKCDPGYVPQDPYQFVNLSFVPRNLSYLPYLEKNLGAENAAESLKYFGMNTAFISTVAQAYNQGFSTFVDITYPFTTQTIMTDGRLFSVYSYQLNTLHLWKGDEVNPLRNICFLQDSLPLYDVIENGQIKGFNDETFKALMRCFVLKPVDRGCDLRPTIPQDSLDRMEPEIPKYVEEIIIEKEVIYDES